In the Neomonachus schauinslandi chromosome 13, ASM220157v2, whole genome shotgun sequence genome, one interval contains:
- the LOC110581265 gene encoding notch-regulated ankyrin repeat-containing protein — protein MSQAELSTCSAPQTQRIFQEAVRKGNTQELQSLLQNMTNCEFNVNSFGPEGQTALHQSVIDGNLELVKLLVKFGADIRLANRDGWSALHIAAFGGHQDIVLYLITKAKYAGSGR, from the coding sequence ATGAGCCAGGCCGAGCTGTCCACCTGCTCGGCGCCGCAGACGCAGCGCATCTTCCAGGAGGCGGTGCGCAAGGGCAACACGCAGGAGTTGCAGTCGCTGCTGCAGAACATGACCAACTGCGAGTTCAACGTGAACTCGTTCGGGCCTGAGGGCCAGACGGCGCTGCACCAGTCGGTGATCGACGGCAACCTGGAGCTCGTGAAGCTGCTGGTCAAGTTCGGCGCCGACATCCGCCTGGCCAACCGCGACGGCTGGAGCGCGCTGCACATCGCCGCGTTCGGCGGACACCAGGACATCGTGCTCTATCTCATCACCAAGGCCAAGTACGCGGGCAGCGGCCGGTGA